In Paenibacillus sp., the genomic stretch CGACGCTCCACGTGAACAGCTGGTTCATCAGCCACTGCAGCGTGTGAAGCTCGAAAATATAACTGACCGCCCAGACGGCGATCAGCACGACGATCCCTTTGAGCAGCTGTACCGCGCGCGTGCCGCGGACCAGCAGTATCAATTTATATATGATGTAACTGACAATGGTGATGTCTACGATTTCCTTCAGCGTAGTCGACCATGTCCATTCTGGTACAATGTCCACCGGTCCGTCCCCCCGACGCCACGTATGCCTCTTTTCCGGTTCCCCGGTCTGTACAAGTCATTTGGAAATATCATATCACAAATAGGGACGCGCTCCTAACAAAACAAAAAAATCCCTCCGTTTCCGAAGGGATTCCCAATCTGCGTTACGTTTGGGGAGCCGGCAGCATCGCGCCGAACCACTCGCCCAGTTTATACCAAATGTAATCGAGCGCCCGATCCACTTCCGTGATGCGGCCGGAAATATGCGACGCGGACGCCAGCGCGACGTTGCCGTCGATGACGGTCAGGTTGCCTTCCAGCTCGCCGTCGACCTGCACCGTGCCGTTCTCCACGATCAAGTCGCCCCGCACCGTCGCGTCGGGCGGCACGATGACGCGTCCTTCCTCGATGATGATGTTGCCTTCCAGATCGTCTCCCCGCACTGCGAGCTGCGTGCCTTGATTCCAGAGCGACAGGAAGCTGCTGATCATCACGAACAAAAACGCGGCGGCGGCCGTC encodes the following:
- a CDS encoding zf-HC2 domain-containing protein, which gives rise to MDCKEALPLIHEYLDDDLEAERALALKQHLHDCSDCSALLRQYEQVEALARVLEKPRAPSGLTASIMASLPPERSSRSWSRWIRRHPAATAAAAFLFVMISSFLSLWNQGTQLAVRGDDLEGNIIIEEGRVIVPPDATVRGDLIVENGTVQVDGELEGNLTVIDGNVALASASHISGRITEVDRALDYIWYKLGEWFGAMLPAPQT